One genomic region from Asterias amurensis chromosome 7, ASM3211899v1 encodes:
- the LOC139939313 gene encoding galactosylceramide sulfotransferase-like isoform X1: MFFKKHSIGFRLLLLVTISLCLFVLYNQMSQRLITNQKTHKDEDGNVRFQFNNKNWPKETEECTPQRNIAFLKMHKCGSSTVQNILFRYGDQHNLDFVMPPIDNLFMKGAFFDKDHMIDFSLKKYNILCHHTRFSAAAFAEVLPSDAVYITVLRDPVEMFESGFTYHKLATRVGLPEDGGLEMFLRMPRFYYKQVYHSGAFFKNPMLFDLGLKSIEQFYPKLIKKKISKLEKQFDLVMLTEYFDESLILLRHLLCLEIDDIVYFILNARSESSVKTISPDFAKKIREWNAGDVELYSVFNQTFWRRVEEFGMERMKAEVKELRERNQYFIDQCIDKLIDDDSQVWHPPGIKINSIQLKDGASRKCRQMALSEIPYTEKLRYIQLKKYNITLSGNGLT; encoded by the exons ATGTTTTTCAAGAAACACTCGATTGGGTTTCGGCTACTGCTATTGGTGACAATCAGTCTTTGTCTCTTTGTGCTGTACAATCAGATGTCACAAAG ATTAATAACCAACCAAAAAACACATAAAGACGAGGATGGTAACGTCCGCTTCCAATTTAACAACAAGAACTGGCCAAAGGAAACTGAAGAGTGCACCCCACAGCGGAACATTGCCttcttaaaaatgcacaaatgcGGTAGCAGTACGGTGCAGAACATTCTATTCCGCTATGGTGACCAACACAACCTGGATTTTGTCATGCCGCCTATTGATAACCTTTTCATGAAAGGCGCGTTCTTCGACAAGGATCACATGATCGATTTCTCacttaaaaaatataatattctGTGCCATCATACCCGCTTCAGTGCAGCAG cGTTTGCAGAAGTTCTGCCGTCGGATGCCGTGTACATAACAGTTCTCCGCGACCCAGTCGAAATGTTTGAATCTGGTTTTACTTATCACAAACTTGCCACAAGAGTTGGTCTTCCTGAGGACGGTGGACTCGAAATGTTTCTGCGCATGCCCAGGTTTTACTACAAACAAGTATATCACTCTGGGGCATTCTTTAAGAACCCTATGCTTTTTGATTTGGGACTCAAGAGCATCGAGCAGTTCTACCCAAAACTCATCAAGAAGAAAATATCCAAACTGGAGAAACAATTTGACTTGGTCATGCTCACTGAATACTTTGACGAGTCCTTGATACTCCTTCGTCATTTGTTGTGCTTGGAGATTGACGACATAGTGTACTTCATTCTCAATGCACGGAGTGAGTCGTCAGTGAAAACGATCTCGCCAGATTTTGCCAAGAAAATTCGTGAGTGGAATGCTGGCGACGTTGAACTCTACAGCGTTTTCAATCAAACTTTCTGGCGGAGAGTTGAGGAATTTGGAATGGAGAGGATGAAAGCGGAAGTGAAGGAATTGAGGGAGAGGAATCAATATTTTATTGATCAATGCATCGATAAATTAATAGATGACGACTCTCAGGTATGGCATCCCCCAGGGATTAAGATCAATAGTATTCAACTGAAAGATGGGGCCAGCCGAAAGTGTAGACAGATGGCTTTATCTGAGATCCCTTACACCGAAAAACTTAGGTACATCCAACTAAAGAAATATAACATCACCCTGAGTGGTAATGGTTTAACGTAA
- the LOC139939313 gene encoding galactosylceramide sulfotransferase-like isoform X2, whose amino-acid sequence MFFKKHSIGFRLLLLVTISLCLFVLYNQMSQRLITNQKTHKDEDGNVRFQFNNKNWPKETEECTPQRNIAFLKMHKCGSSTVQNILFRYGDQHNLDFVMPPIDNLFMKGAFFDKDHMIDFSLKKYNILCHHTRFSAAAFAEVLPSDAVYITVLRDPVEMFESGFTYHKLATRVGLPEDGGLEMFLRMPRFYYKQVYHSGAFFKNPMLFDLGLKSIEQFYPKLIKKKISKLEKQFDLVMLTEYFDESLILLRHLLCLEIDDIVYFILNARSESSVKTISPDFAKKIREWNAGDVELYSVFNQTFWRRVEEFGMERMKAEVKELRERNQYFIDQCIDKLIDDDSQKK is encoded by the exons ATGTTTTTCAAGAAACACTCGATTGGGTTTCGGCTACTGCTATTGGTGACAATCAGTCTTTGTCTCTTTGTGCTGTACAATCAGATGTCACAAAG ATTAATAACCAACCAAAAAACACATAAAGACGAGGATGGTAACGTCCGCTTCCAATTTAACAACAAGAACTGGCCAAAGGAAACTGAAGAGTGCACCCCACAGCGGAACATTGCCttcttaaaaatgcacaaatgcGGTAGCAGTACGGTGCAGAACATTCTATTCCGCTATGGTGACCAACACAACCTGGATTTTGTCATGCCGCCTATTGATAACCTTTTCATGAAAGGCGCGTTCTTCGACAAGGATCACATGATCGATTTCTCacttaaaaaatataatattctGTGCCATCATACCCGCTTCAGTGCAGCAG cGTTTGCAGAAGTTCTGCCGTCGGATGCCGTGTACATAACAGTTCTCCGCGACCCAGTCGAAATGTTTGAATCTGGTTTTACTTATCACAAACTTGCCACAAGAGTTGGTCTTCCTGAGGACGGTGGACTCGAAATGTTTCTGCGCATGCCCAGGTTTTACTACAAACAAGTATATCACTCTGGGGCATTCTTTAAGAACCCTATGCTTTTTGATTTGGGACTCAAGAGCATCGAGCAGTTCTACCCAAAACTCATCAAGAAGAAAATATCCAAACTGGAGAAACAATTTGACTTGGTCATGCTCACTGAATACTTTGACGAGTCCTTGATACTCCTTCGTCATTTGTTGTGCTTGGAGATTGACGACATAGTGTACTTCATTCTCAATGCACGGAGTGAGTCGTCAGTGAAAACGATCTCGCCAGATTTTGCCAAGAAAATTCGTGAGTGGAATGCTGGCGACGTTGAACTCTACAGCGTTTTCAATCAAACTTTCTGGCGGAGAGTTGAGGAATTTGGAATGGAGAGGATGAAAGCGGAAGTGAAGGAATTGAGGGAGAGGAATCAATATTTTATTGATCAATGCATCGATAAATTAATAGATGACGACTCTCAG